The Lonchura striata isolate bLonStr1 chromosome 5, bLonStr1.mat, whole genome shotgun sequence genome window below encodes:
- the ETFBKMT gene encoding electron transfer flavoprotein beta subunit lysine methyltransferase — translation MAFHGWKWLLLLGRQNTLAKVWRGRRGGPSLCWKRCCHWSAGKSLDPEVRAFLEENTEVTNSGHLTPEIRLRLLTPHCRFWREKPDLWPYGDPFWAIYWPGGQALSRYILDNPHVVKGRSVLDLGSGCGATAIAAVMSGASQVLANDIDPIAGMAMILNCELNHLNPFPITIKNIINSEAGNWDLIVLGDMFYDQQLADGLHHWLQKCIRIHQTEVLIGDPGRHQFLSHSIRSQLHKVIEYSLPEYTRQENNGLTSSIVWSYQPSNSLDDS, via the exons ATGGCCTTCCATGGCTGGAAGTGGCTCCTCCTCTTGGGCAGGCAGAACACCCTTGCCAAGGTGtggagaggcaggaggggaggCCCCTCTCTGTGCTGGAAGCGCTGCTGCCACTGGAGCGCAGGCAAGTCTCTGGACCCTGAGGTGAGAGCGTTTTTGGAGGAGAACACCGAGGTCACCAACAGTGGGCATCTCACACCAGAGATCCGGCTGCGCCTCCTCACCCCTCACTGCAGGTTCTGGAGAGAAAAACCTGACCTGTGGCCTTATGGGGACCCTTTCTGGGCAATTTACTGGCCAGGAGGCCAAGCCCTCTCCAG gtatATTTTAGATAATCCACATGTGGTTAAAGGGAGATCAGTTCTGGATCTTGGAAGTGGATGTGGAGCAACAGCAATAGCTGCTGTGATGAGCGGTGCATCCCAAGTCCTTGCCAATGACATTGACCCTA TTGCAGGAATGGCAATGATCTTGAACTGTGAACTGAACCACCTGAATCCCTTCCCCATCACCATTAAGAACATCATTAATTCAGAGGCAGGCAACTGGGACCTCATAGTTCTAGGAGATATGTTTTATGATCAACAGCTTGCTGATGGTCTGCATCACTGGCTGCAGAAGTGCATCAGGATTCACCAGACTGAAGTGCTGATTGGTGACCCTGGCAGGCATCAGTTTTTAAGCCACAGCATTCGCAGTCAGCTGCACAAAGTTATAGAATATTCACTGCCTGAGTATACGAGACAAGAAAACAATGGGCTAACATCAAGTATTGTCTGGAGTTATCAGCCCTCAAACAGCTTAGATGATTCTTGA
- the AMN1 gene encoding LOW QUALITY PROTEIN: protein AMN1 homolog (The sequence of the model RefSeq protein was modified relative to this genomic sequence to represent the inferred CDS: inserted 2 bases in 1 codon), protein MPRGXPPPSRHRPRRSPLPRRLPRAAPRSPLPAMSWDGAGEEVRLLLDLCLQCLTKNLSRYSADIKSLPPNIKDKLIKLMSRQGQITDANISEVLHPAVESLDLRDCDISDKALLQLNNCKQLKKINLNSCKENRFGITSEGIIALALSCPYLREASFKRCCDITDSGVLALALNCQFLQIVNLGSCSGIMDASLQALGENCKFLHSVDFSSTQVTDDGVVALVSGTCSTNLKEIHMERCVNLTDIAVEAVLTCCPKIHIFLFHGCPLITDQSRDALEQLIISNKIKQLTWTVY, encoded by the exons ATGCCGCGGGG GCCGCCGCCATCTCGGCACCGACCGCGGCGCTCCCCGCTCCCCCGCCGCCTGCCTcgggccgcgccgcgctccccgcTCCCTGCCATGAGCTGGGACGGCGCCGGCGAGGAAGTCCGGCTCCTCCTGGACCT atgCCTTCAGTGTTTGACAAAGAACCTTTCCAGATACTCTGCAGATATTAAGTCATTGCCACCCAATATAAAGGATAAACTGATTAAATTAATGAGTAGGCAAGGGCAAATTACTGATGCAAATATCAGTGAG GTATTGCACCCTGCTGTGGAGTCTCTGGATCTCCGAGACTGTGATATTTCAGATAAAGCATTATTGCAGCTTAATAACTGCaagcagctgaaaaaaatcaacttaAATTCTTGCAAGGAGAACAGATTTGGAATTACTTCAGAAG GAATCATAGCACTGGCATTATCCTGTCCCTACTTGCGTGAAGCATCTTTCAAAAGGTGCTGTGATATAACTGACAGTGGAGTTCTGGCTCTTGCACTCAACTGCCAATTCCTACAGATAGTGAACTTGGGCAGCTGCTCAGGCATCATGGATGCATCTCTGCAGGCCCTAGGAGAGAACTGCAAATTTCTTCACAGTGTGGACTTCTCATCTACTCAG GTGACAGATGATGGCGTTGTAGCATTAGTGAGTGGAACATGTTCGACGAATTTAAAG GAGATCCACATGGAGCGCTGTGTGAATCTGACGGACATCGCTGTGGAAGCTGTCCTTACTTGTTGTCCCAAGATACACATTTTTCTGTTCCATGGATGCCCACTGATAACAG atCAGTCCCGAGATGCTTTGGAGCAGCTCATCATATCAAACAAAATCAAGCAACTCACATGGACTGTTTACTGA